The genomic region GTAGATCAGCCGGTAGCGGTTGCCCGGCAGCGGCAGCGCGAAGACCGGCACGATGGCCGCGCCGGTGTGCAGCGCGAGCGATGCGATGGCGGACGTCGTCGAGGCCGGGCGCCCGAAGAAATCGACGTCGACGGCGCTGCGGTCCTGGATGTGCTGGTCGATCATCATGCCGACCGAGCCGCCGCGGCGCAGCTCGCGCAGCAGCTCGCGCAGCGCGCCCTGCCGCGGCAGCACGCGCGTGCCCACGCGGGTGCGAATCCGCTCTATCAGCCCCTCGAGCAGCGGGTTGTCCAGGGTCCGCGCGACCATCACGATGGGCTGGAAGCGCAGCGCGTGCACCATGATCTGCAATTCCCAGCTTCCGAAGTGGCCGGCGAAGTACATCACGCCGCGTCCGCGGGCGGTCGCGCGCCGGACGTGCTCGGCCCCCTCGATCTCGACCAGCGGCAGCATCTGCTCCAGGCGCATCGCGTCGAAGCAGAGAAAGTCGACGACGTGGCGGCCGAGCTGCGCGAAGGTCGCGCGCAGCACGTCGCGGCAGTCCGCCTCCGTCCGTGCCGGAAACGCCGCGCGCAGGTTCGCCACCGCCAGCTCCCGGCGGGCGCCGTGGAGACGGTGAAAGAGGGCCCCGAGCGCCCCGCCCGCGGCCAGGCTGACCCGCCGCGGGAGCGTCCTCGCCAGGGCCCGGATCCCCAGGACCGCGGCGTACTCCAGGCGGTGGCGGATCGAGGCGCTCACCTGCCGTCTCCCGCCGCCGCGGCGACGCGCTCGAGCAGCCACGTGCGGAAACGGTCGGCCGGCTCCACCGCGACGCGCAACGGCGCCGCGGCGGCGGCAAAGTCGAACGGGGCGAACGGTGCAAGCCGCACGGCGTCCTTCTCGGTGGTCAGCACCAGGCCCGCGCCGTGCGCGGCGGCCTGCGCCGCGATCCGGCGCACGTCGGCCGGGGTGAACGGATGGTGATCCGCGAACGCGAGCAGGCCGGCAACGTCGAAGCCGGCGGCGGCCAACGCGTCCCGGAAGCGTTCCGGCGCGGCGATGCCCGCCACCGCGAGCACCGGCCCCGCTGCCTGGCCGATGCCGCCGCCGCCCACCGCGGGGCCGCGCGACTCGCCGCCGCCCACCGCGGGGCCGCGCGACTCGCCGCCGCCCGCACTCGCGGCGGCCGCGGTCCCGTCCGCCGCCCGGCGCACGACAGGCCGGGGAGCCCCGAGCGAGCGGCGCAGCAGGAACCAGATGCGCGCGCCGAGCCGGTCCGCCACCGCGCCGGCCGCGTCCACGTCCGCCGCGTCGACGACGAGGGCATCGGCCAGGCCCGCCGCCGCCGGGCGCTCGCGCAGGCGTCCGGCGGGAAACGTCGGCTGATCGAGATCCTCCGCGCGCACGAGCACCAGATCCACGTCGCGGGCGAGCGGCAGGTGCTGAAATCCGTCGTCCAGCACGTGCACGGTCGCGCCCAGCCGCGTCTCGGCCACGCGCCCCGCCCGGTAGCGGTCGCGGCTCACCAGCACGGACACGCCGTCGAGACGCTCGGCGAGCATGCGCGGCTCGTCGCCGGCCGTGTCGATGCCGGCGCGCAGTCGGTCCGGATCGCGCACCACGACGACCCCGCGGGTGGGAAGCCGCCGCCCGTAGCCCCGGCTCAGAACCGCCGGATGCTCGCCGGCGTCGCGCAGCAGCTCGGCGACCAGGGCGGCCACCGGCGTCTTGCCGCTGCCGCCGGCGGCCAGCGCACCGACGCTGACGACGGGCCGCGACAGCCGGCGCCGCGCGCCCGGCCGCGCGTACCACTGCCGGCGCCACGCCGCCCCGCGCGCGTAGAGAGCACTCAGCATGCTCGTCACGTCGATTCGCGGTCCTCCGGCGGCAGCAGCTCCGCCGCCGCCGCGATCGTGCGCCGCGTCGCCCCCAGGTTCCGGTGGACGACGGCCCGCGCGGCGGCGCCGAGCCGTGACCGCCGCGCGCCGTCCCGCATCAGGTCCCCCAGCGTCTCCGCCAGCGCATCCGCGTCCCGCACCTGGATCGCCGCGCCGCGCGCCACGAGCTCGCGCGCCACGTCGGCGAAGTTCTCCATGTGGGGGCCGAAGACGATCGCCCGGCCGGCGGCGGCCGGCTCGATCGGGTTGTGACCGCCGGCGGGGACGAGGCTGCCGCCCACGACGACCGCCGACGCGATCTCGAACAGGCTCGCCAGCTCGCCCAGCGTGTTCAGGATGACCACCTCGGCGCCGGGTTCGCTGCCGGGCGCCAGCGCACTCCGCATCCGCACGCGATACCCTGCGCGCCGGGCGGTCTCCCGCGCCTCGTCGAACCGTTCGGGATGGCGCGGGGCGATCACCAGCAGCGCGTCCGGCGCCGCC from Acidobacteriota bacterium harbors:
- the lpxK gene encoding tetraacyldisaccharide 4'-kinase; this translates as MTSMLSALYARGAAWRRQWYARPGARRRLSRPVVSVGALAAGGSGKTPVAALVAELLRDAGEHPAVLSRGYGRRLPTRGVVVVRDPDRLRAGIDTAGDEPRMLAERLDGVSVLVSRDRYRAGRVAETRLGATVHVLDDGFQHLPLARDVDLVLVRAEDLDQPTFPAGRLRERPAAAGLADALVVDAADVDAAGAVADRLGARIWFLLRRSLGAPRPVVRRAADGTAAAASAGGGESRGPAVGGGESRGPAVGGGGIGQAAGPVLAVAGIAAPERFRDALAAAGFDVAGLLAFADHHPFTPADVRRIAAQAAAHGAGLVLTTEKDAVRLAPFAPFDFAAAAAPLRVAVEPADRFRTWLLERVAAAAGDGR
- a CDS encoding lysophospholipid acyltransferase family protein; translation: MAARARRRGGGRRQVSASIRHRLEYAAVLGIRALARTLPRRVSLAAGGALGALFHRLHGARRELAVANLRAAFPARTEADCRDVLRATFAQLGRHVVDFLCFDAMRLEQMLPLVEIEGAEHVRRATARGRGVMYFAGHFGSWELQIMVHALRFQPIVMVARTLDNPLLEGLIERIRTRVGTRVLPRQGALRELLRELRRGGSVGMMIDQHIQDRSAVDVDFFGRPASTTSAIASLALHTGAAIVPVFALPLPGNRYRLIYEAPIVPPDADDPDAVRTCTQRCTDLLERYVRRDPHLWLWMHRRWRAPAPAPSRGAAAPIR